A section of the Ovis canadensis isolate MfBH-ARS-UI-01 breed Bighorn chromosome 1, ARS-UI_OviCan_v2, whole genome shotgun sequence genome encodes:
- the FCRLA gene encoding Fc receptor-like A isoform X3 — protein sequence MAGVFYFSPALLWAAQMLLAASFEALQCEGPASTQQSMCHPEDDLTDPKEVRFQVKGYTFSEPIHLIVSYDWLILQSPAKPIFEGDPLVLRCQAWQDWPLTQVTFYRDGAALGPPGPSKEISITVAQKADSGHYHCSAVLRSPGPGSPEVASPVALTVHELFRAPVLRVTPSAEPQEGKPVTLSCQTKLPLQRSAARLLFSFYKDGRTVRSRGPSPEFQIPTASEAHSGSYWCEAATEDNQVWKQSPKLEIRVQGPSSSAAPTALTPAPPQKADAPETTSTKPPEPLPPLPTPSAKDPDSFSPPQGPDPHLYHQMRVLLKQIQDMRVLLGHLVIELRDLSSHLKLETTKGPAKHE from the exons ATGGCCGGAGTCTTCTACTTTTCTCCTGCTTTGCTCTGGGCAGCCCAGATGCTACTGG CTGCCAGTTTTGAGGCGCTCCAGTGTGAAGGACCAGCCAGCACCCAGCAGAGCATGTGCCACCCTGAGGATGACTTGACGGACCCAAAGGAAGTCCGCTTCCAGGTCAAAGGCTACACTTTCAGTGAACCCATCCACCTGATTGTGTCCTACG ACTGGCTGATCCTCCAAAGCCCAGCCAAGCCTATATTCGAAGGAGACCCTCTGGTTCTGCGCTGCCAGGCCTGGCAAGACTGGCCACTGACCCAGGTCACCTTCTACCGAGACGGTGCAGCCCTTGGCCCCCCCGGACCTAGCAAGGAAATCTCCATCACTGTGGCGCAAAAGGCCGACAGTGGGCACTACCACTGCAGCGCTGTCCTCAGGAGCCCTGGTCCCGGGAGCCCAGAGGTGGCGTCTCCTGTGGCTCTCACAGTTCACG AACTGTTTCGAGCCCCAGTTCTCAGAGTCACACCCTCAGCTGAGCCCCAAGAGGGGAAGCCAGTGACCCTGAGCTGTCAGACCAAGCTACCCCTGCAGAGGTCAGCCGCCcgcctcctcttctccttctacaaGGACGGCAGGACAGTGCGCAGCAGGGGCCCCTCTCCAGAATTCCAGATCCCCACTGCGTCAGAGGCACATTCTGGGTCCTACTGGTGTGAAGCAGCCACTGAGGACAATCAAGTTTGGAAACAGAGCCCCAAGCTGGAGATCAGGGTGCAgg GTCCCTCCAGCTCTGCTGCGCCCACTGCCTTGACTCCAGCTCCTCCTCAGAAAGCAGATGCTCCAGAAACTACTTCTACAAAGCCCCCTGAGCCACTGCCTCCACTTCCCACCCCTTCTGCTAAGGATCCAGACTCCTTTTCCCCTCCACAAGGCCCAGACCCTCATCTGTATCACCAGATGCGTGTTCTCCTCAAGCAGATACAGGATATGAGAGTTCTCCTTGGTCACCTGGTCATAGAGCTGAGGGACTTGTCTAGCCACCTGAAGCTTGAGACCACAAAGGGTCCTGCCAAACATGAATAA
- the FCRLA gene encoding Fc receptor-like A isoform X2 — protein sequence MAGVFYFSPALLWAAQMLLAGCHAAASFEALQCEGPASTQQSMCHPEDDLTDPKEVRFQVKGYTFSEPIHLIVSYDWLILQSPAKPIFEGDPLVLRCQAWQDWPLTQVTFYRDGAALGPPGPSKEISITVAQKADSGHYHCSAVLRSPGPGSPEVASPVALTVHELFRAPVLRVTPSAEPQEGKPVTLSCQTKLPLQRSAARLLFSFYKDGRTVRSRGPSPEFQIPTASEAHSGSYWCEAATEDNQVWKQSPKLEIRVQGPSSSAAPTALTPAPPQKADAPETTSTKPPEPLPPLPTPSAKDPDSFSPPQGPDPHLYHQMRVLLKQIQDMRVLLGHLVIELRDLSSHLKLETTKGPAKHE from the exons ATGGCCGGAGTCTTCTACTTTTCTCCTGCTTTGCTCTGGGCAGCCCAGATGCTACTGG CTGGATGTCATGCTG CTGCCAGTTTTGAGGCGCTCCAGTGTGAAGGACCAGCCAGCACCCAGCAGAGCATGTGCCACCCTGAGGATGACTTGACGGACCCAAAGGAAGTCCGCTTCCAGGTCAAAGGCTACACTTTCAGTGAACCCATCCACCTGATTGTGTCCTACG ACTGGCTGATCCTCCAAAGCCCAGCCAAGCCTATATTCGAAGGAGACCCTCTGGTTCTGCGCTGCCAGGCCTGGCAAGACTGGCCACTGACCCAGGTCACCTTCTACCGAGACGGTGCAGCCCTTGGCCCCCCCGGACCTAGCAAGGAAATCTCCATCACTGTGGCGCAAAAGGCCGACAGTGGGCACTACCACTGCAGCGCTGTCCTCAGGAGCCCTGGTCCCGGGAGCCCAGAGGTGGCGTCTCCTGTGGCTCTCACAGTTCACG AACTGTTTCGAGCCCCAGTTCTCAGAGTCACACCCTCAGCTGAGCCCCAAGAGGGGAAGCCAGTGACCCTGAGCTGTCAGACCAAGCTACCCCTGCAGAGGTCAGCCGCCcgcctcctcttctccttctacaaGGACGGCAGGACAGTGCGCAGCAGGGGCCCCTCTCCAGAATTCCAGATCCCCACTGCGTCAGAGGCACATTCTGGGTCCTACTGGTGTGAAGCAGCCACTGAGGACAATCAAGTTTGGAAACAGAGCCCCAAGCTGGAGATCAGGGTGCAgg GTCCCTCCAGCTCTGCTGCGCCCACTGCCTTGACTCCAGCTCCTCCTCAGAAAGCAGATGCTCCAGAAACTACTTCTACAAAGCCCCCTGAGCCACTGCCTCCACTTCCCACCCCTTCTGCTAAGGATCCAGACTCCTTTTCCCCTCCACAAGGCCCAGACCCTCATCTGTATCACCAGATGCGTGTTCTCCTCAAGCAGATACAGGATATGAGAGTTCTCCTTGGTCACCTGGTCATAGAGCTGAGGGACTTGTCTAGCCACCTGAAGCTTGAGACCACAAAGGGTCCTGCCAAACATGAATAA
- the FCRLA gene encoding Fc receptor-like A isoform X1 gives MGLLGEKKVLMSSYSFKTHDSPRRGRNRYGELFPALFLQAAASFSGSSPTVLSAAASFEALQCEGPASTQQSMCHPEDDLTDPKEVRFQVKGYTFSEPIHLIVSYDWLILQSPAKPIFEGDPLVLRCQAWQDWPLTQVTFYRDGAALGPPGPSKEISITVAQKADSGHYHCSAVLRSPGPGSPEVASPVALTVHELFRAPVLRVTPSAEPQEGKPVTLSCQTKLPLQRSAARLLFSFYKDGRTVRSRGPSPEFQIPTASEAHSGSYWCEAATEDNQVWKQSPKLEIRVQGPSSSAAPTALTPAPPQKADAPETTSTKPPEPLPPLPTPSAKDPDSFSPPQGPDPHLYHQMRVLLKQIQDMRVLLGHLVIELRDLSSHLKLETTKGPAKHE, from the exons ATGGgtctcttgggggaaaaaaaggttttgATGTCTTCTTACTCTTTTAAAACGCATGATTCCCCAAGGAGAGGGAGGAACCGCTATGGAGAGCTGTTTCCTGCCCTCTTTCTCCAAGCTGCAGCATCATTTTCTGGTTCTTCTCCAACCGTGCTCTCCGCAGCTGCCAGTTTTGAGGCGCTCCAGTGTGAAGGACCAGCCAGCACCCAGCAGAGCATGTGCCACCCTGAGGATGACTTGACGGACCCAAAGGAAGTCCGCTTCCAGGTCAAAGGCTACACTTTCAGTGAACCCATCCACCTGATTGTGTCCTACG ACTGGCTGATCCTCCAAAGCCCAGCCAAGCCTATATTCGAAGGAGACCCTCTGGTTCTGCGCTGCCAGGCCTGGCAAGACTGGCCACTGACCCAGGTCACCTTCTACCGAGACGGTGCAGCCCTTGGCCCCCCCGGACCTAGCAAGGAAATCTCCATCACTGTGGCGCAAAAGGCCGACAGTGGGCACTACCACTGCAGCGCTGTCCTCAGGAGCCCTGGTCCCGGGAGCCCAGAGGTGGCGTCTCCTGTGGCTCTCACAGTTCACG AACTGTTTCGAGCCCCAGTTCTCAGAGTCACACCCTCAGCTGAGCCCCAAGAGGGGAAGCCAGTGACCCTGAGCTGTCAGACCAAGCTACCCCTGCAGAGGTCAGCCGCCcgcctcctcttctccttctacaaGGACGGCAGGACAGTGCGCAGCAGGGGCCCCTCTCCAGAATTCCAGATCCCCACTGCGTCAGAGGCACATTCTGGGTCCTACTGGTGTGAAGCAGCCACTGAGGACAATCAAGTTTGGAAACAGAGCCCCAAGCTGGAGATCAGGGTGCAgg GTCCCTCCAGCTCTGCTGCGCCCACTGCCTTGACTCCAGCTCCTCCTCAGAAAGCAGATGCTCCAGAAACTACTTCTACAAAGCCCCCTGAGCCACTGCCTCCACTTCCCACCCCTTCTGCTAAGGATCCAGACTCCTTTTCCCCTCCACAAGGCCCAGACCCTCATCTGTATCACCAGATGCGTGTTCTCCTCAAGCAGATACAGGATATGAGAGTTCTCCTTGGTCACCTGGTCATAGAGCTGAGGGACTTGTCTAGCCACCTGAAGCTTGAGACCACAAAGGGTCCTGCCAAACATGAATAA
- the FCRLA gene encoding Fc receptor-like A isoform X4, which translates to MGLLGEKKVLMSSYSFKTHDSPRRGRNRYGELFPALFLQAAASFSGSSPTVLSAAASFEALQCEGPASTQQSMCHPEDDLTDPKEVRFQVKGYTFSEPIHLIVSYDWLILQSPAKPIFEGDPLVLRCQAWQDWPLTQVTFYRDGAALGPPGPSKEISITVAQKADSGHYHCSAVLRSPGPGSPEVASPVALTVHELFRAPVLRVTPSAEPQEGKPVTLSCQTKLPLQRSAARLLFSFYKDGRTVRSRGPSPEFQIPTASEAHSGSYWCEAATEDNQVWKQSPKLEIRVQGNKKPSLLPTV; encoded by the exons ATGGgtctcttgggggaaaaaaaggttttgATGTCTTCTTACTCTTTTAAAACGCATGATTCCCCAAGGAGAGGGAGGAACCGCTATGGAGAGCTGTTTCCTGCCCTCTTTCTCCAAGCTGCAGCATCATTTTCTGGTTCTTCTCCAACCGTGCTCTCCGCAGCTGCCAGTTTTGAGGCGCTCCAGTGTGAAGGACCAGCCAGCACCCAGCAGAGCATGTGCCACCCTGAGGATGACTTGACGGACCCAAAGGAAGTCCGCTTCCAGGTCAAAGGCTACACTTTCAGTGAACCCATCCACCTGATTGTGTCCTACG ACTGGCTGATCCTCCAAAGCCCAGCCAAGCCTATATTCGAAGGAGACCCTCTGGTTCTGCGCTGCCAGGCCTGGCAAGACTGGCCACTGACCCAGGTCACCTTCTACCGAGACGGTGCAGCCCTTGGCCCCCCCGGACCTAGCAAGGAAATCTCCATCACTGTGGCGCAAAAGGCCGACAGTGGGCACTACCACTGCAGCGCTGTCCTCAGGAGCCCTGGTCCCGGGAGCCCAGAGGTGGCGTCTCCTGTGGCTCTCACAGTTCACG AACTGTTTCGAGCCCCAGTTCTCAGAGTCACACCCTCAGCTGAGCCCCAAGAGGGGAAGCCAGTGACCCTGAGCTGTCAGACCAAGCTACCCCTGCAGAGGTCAGCCGCCcgcctcctcttctccttctacaaGGACGGCAGGACAGTGCGCAGCAGGGGCCCCTCTCCAGAATTCCAGATCCCCACTGCGTCAGAGGCACATTCTGGGTCCTACTGGTGTGAAGCAGCCACTGAGGACAATCAAGTTTGGAAACAGAGCCCCAAGCTGGAGATCAGGGTGCAgg GTAATAAGAAGCCAAGTTTATTACCTACAGTGTGA